One genomic window of Novosphingobium aureum includes the following:
- a CDS encoding FAD-dependent oxidoreductase, translated as MSESETWDLEADVVVLGSGGAAMTAAITAKDFGAENVVILEKTGMVGGTTAMSGGMLWIPGNHHQLEAGIEDDDEDIVAYLDALAPGQLDPDTLMAFMERGPEMLRYFAEKTPVRFHTFTDFPDYQPYMPGAKPDGGRSLDNAAFAFDRLGKWAGRVNPSKMAYPLRGSLQEAITGGLDEATLAEREAHDYRGLGQALAGSLFLAVIERGIPVEFEKRARHLVKDGERVIGVVAEDAGGKEYKVRARRGVVIATGGFEWNEELVQTFLRGPLTGPVSVPENEGDGLLMAIEAGAKLGNMSHAYWMQSVLEFEPQHRAAKANYLLASDERAKPGAILVNKTGKRFVNEAANYNALGKALHAFDAGTHSYANLPYWLIIDQRYRDKYHTFNTPAGGPVPSFMMQADTLEELADKAGIDPKGLTATVARFNEMVRNGHDDDFNRGDNTYDNFYMWGDMDYDPPHRTLGAIETGPFFAVKMEAGALGTAGGPRTNADAQVVDWNGNPIPGLYAAGNAMAAVLGESYGGAGGTLGPGMTFGYIAGRHLAEQLPNRP; from the coding sequence ATGAGCGAGAGCGAAACCTGGGACCTCGAGGCCGACGTCGTCGTGCTCGGCTCGGGCGGCGCGGCCATGACCGCGGCGATCACCGCCAAGGATTTCGGTGCCGAGAACGTGGTGATCCTCGAGAAGACCGGCATGGTCGGCGGCACCACCGCGATGTCGGGCGGCATGCTGTGGATTCCGGGCAACCACCACCAGCTCGAGGCCGGTATCGAGGACGACGACGAGGACATCGTCGCTTATCTCGACGCGCTCGCGCCCGGCCAGCTCGATCCCGACACGCTCATGGCCTTCATGGAGCGCGGGCCCGAGATGCTGCGCTACTTTGCCGAGAAGACCCCGGTACGTTTCCACACCTTCACCGACTTTCCCGACTATCAGCCCTACATGCCCGGCGCGAAGCCCGATGGCGGACGTTCGCTCGACAATGCGGCCTTCGCCTTCGACCGGCTGGGCAAGTGGGCGGGCCGGGTCAATCCCAGCAAGATGGCCTATCCCTTGCGTGGCAGCCTGCAGGAGGCGATCACCGGCGGGCTCGACGAGGCGACGCTCGCCGAGCGCGAGGCGCACGACTATCGCGGGCTGGGCCAGGCGCTTGCCGGTTCGCTGTTCCTCGCGGTGATCGAGCGCGGCATCCCGGTCGAGTTCGAGAAGCGCGCGCGCCATCTCGTCAAGGACGGCGAGCGGGTGATCGGCGTGGTCGCCGAGGATGCCGGCGGCAAGGAATACAAGGTGCGCGCGCGGCGCGGGGTGGTCATCGCGACGGGGGGCTTCGAATGGAACGAGGAGCTCGTCCAGACTTTCCTGCGCGGTCCGCTCACCGGGCCCGTCAGTGTCCCCGAGAACGAGGGCGACGGACTGCTCATGGCGATCGAGGCGGGCGCGAAGCTGGGCAACATGAGCCATGCCTACTGGATGCAGAGCGTGCTCGAGTTCGAACCGCAACACCGCGCTGCCAAGGCCAACTACCTGCTCGCCTCGGACGAGCGCGCCAAGCCCGGAGCGATCCTCGTCAACAAGACGGGCAAGCGCTTCGTCAACGAGGCGGCCAACTACAATGCGCTGGGCAAGGCGCTGCATGCCTTCGATGCGGGCACGCATAGCTATGCGAACCTACCCTACTGGCTGATCATCGACCAGCGCTACCGCGACAAGTACCATACATTCAACACGCCGGCCGGCGGCCCGGTGCCCTCGTTCATGATGCAGGCCGACACGCTCGAGGAACTGGCGGACAAGGCCGGGATCGACCCCAAGGGGCTGACCGCGACCGTCGCGCGTTTCAACGAGATGGTGCGAAACGGCCATGACGATGACTTCAATCGCGGCGACAACACTTACGACAACTTCTATATGTGGGGCGACATGGACTACGATCCGCCGCACCGCACGCTCGGCGCGATCGAGACCGGCCCGTTCTTTGCGGTGAAGATGGAAGCCGGGGCCCTTGGCACCGCGGGCGGTCCGCGCACCAATGCGGATGCGCAGGTGGTCGACTGGAACGGCAATCCCATCCCCGGCCTTTATGCCGCAGGCAATGCCATGGCTGCGGTACTGGGCGAGTCCTACGGCGGTGCGGGCGGAACGCTCGGGCCGGGCATGACCTTCGGCTACATCGCCGGGCGTCATCTCGCCGAGCAATTGCCCAACCGGCCCTGA
- a CDS encoding TetR/AcrR family transcriptional regulator: protein MPKIVDHDARREEVAEIAARMIAQRGIEGTRIRDVAELAGYSTSIVSHYFKSKHELLMCVYRLRMKQTVARVEAITREGGDLLDSLAAVLPLDVERNESWRIWLAFWGLATSDANFLAEQRQRSRESVELFHRAIIGSGAMREGAQSRLVAQALLSSAAGIATQAVYDPENWPAQRQREILRLLLESTVPALAATPD, encoded by the coding sequence ATGCCCAAGATCGTCGACCACGACGCCCGCCGCGAAGAGGTCGCCGAGATCGCCGCCCGGATGATCGCCCAGCGCGGCATCGAGGGCACGCGCATCCGCGACGTGGCCGAGCTTGCCGGCTATTCGACCTCGATCGTGTCGCACTACTTCAAGAGCAAGCACGAACTGCTGATGTGTGTCTATCGCCTGCGCATGAAGCAGACGGTGGCGCGGGTCGAAGCGATCACCCGCGAGGGCGGCGACCTGCTCGACAGCCTCGCCGCCGTGCTTCCGCTCGATGTCGAACGGAACGAGAGCTGGCGCATCTGGCTGGCGTTCTGGGGGCTGGCGACGAGCGATGCGAACTTCCTCGCCGAGCAGCGCCAGCGCAGCCGCGAGTCGGTCGAGCTGTTCCACCGCGCCATCATCGGCTCGGGCGCCATGCGCGAAGGCGCGCAGAGCCGACTTGTGGCGCAGGCGCTGCTCAGCAGCGCCGCCGGGATCGCGACCCAGGCGGTCTACGATCCCGAGAACTGGCCCGCGCAGCGCCAGCGCGAGATCCTCCGCCTGCTGCTCGAAAGCACCGTTCCAGCGCTGGCAGCGACCCCGGACTGA
- a CDS encoding SPFH domain-containing protein — protein sequence MFEFLKKQFVDVIEWLEKPGELAWRVPFQDREIQNGAQLTVREGQVAVFVNEGCVADIFEAGLHRLDTANLPVLTNLMNWDKGFKSPFKSDVVFLSRKEQQGLKWGTAQPITVRDAELGALRLRAFGSYSFRIRDTETFIERVVGTLEGVIVSALEPQLRAAIQTAIATALGGGGIAFLDLAANQSALSDRIKTEVDAAFAQWGIECLSFYVESISLPEEVQAHLDKGSSMRVLGDLGQYTRFQAAEAIEAAAGQDTGLAGLGAGVAAAGALGSAMAGSFSATGTAAQGGGDTVGEDPIATIEKLHKLVSIGALSQEEFDAKKAELLARIR from the coding sequence ATGTTCGAATTCCTGAAGAAGCAGTTCGTCGACGTCATCGAGTGGCTGGAGAAGCCCGGCGAACTGGCCTGGCGCGTGCCGTTCCAAGATCGCGAGATCCAGAACGGGGCGCAGCTCACGGTGCGCGAGGGTCAGGTGGCGGTCTTCGTCAACGAGGGCTGTGTCGCCGATATCTTCGAGGCGGGGCTGCACCGCCTCGACACCGCCAACCTGCCGGTGCTCACCAATCTGATGAACTGGGACAAGGGCTTCAAGTCGCCCTTCAAGTCCGACGTCGTGTTCCTCTCGCGCAAGGAGCAGCAGGGCCTCAAATGGGGCACCGCGCAGCCGATCACCGTGCGCGATGCGGAACTGGGCGCACTGCGCCTGCGCGCCTTTGGCAGCTATTCGTTCCGCATCCGCGATACCGAGACTTTCATCGAACGCGTCGTCGGCACGCTCGAGGGCGTCATCGTATCGGCGCTCGAGCCGCAGCTGCGCGCCGCGATCCAGACCGCCATCGCCACTGCGCTGGGTGGGGGCGGGATCGCCTTCCTCGATCTCGCCGCGAACCAGAGCGCGTTGTCGGACAGGATCAAGACCGAGGTCGATGCCGCCTTCGCGCAGTGGGGCATCGAATGCCTCAGCTTCTACGTCGAGAGCATCTCGCTGCCCGAGGAAGTCCAGGCCCACCTCGACAAGGGCTCCTCGATGCGTGTGCTCGGCGATCTAGGCCAGTACACCCGCTTCCAGGCGGCCGAGGCGATCGAGGCGGCAGCGGGCCAGGATACCGGCCTTGCCGGGCTGGGGGCAGGCGTTGCCGCGGCCGGTGCACTGGGCAGCGCGATGGCCGGCAGCTTCAGCGCGACCGGCACGGCGGCGCAGGGCGGGGGCGACACCGTTGGCGAAGACCCGATCGCGACGATCGAGAAGCTGCACAAGCTGGTCTCGATCGGTGCGCTCAGCCAGGAGGAATTCGACGCCAAGAAGGCCGAGCTGCTCGCGCGTATCCGCTGA
- a CDS encoding DUF4178 domain-containing protein: MINCPSCGAALTLRSAAQVYSTCSYCQSLVLHSALGIEDLGKVAVLPFDMSPIRLGTRLRVEQDRFHVVGRVRWGWSGGAWNEWLLEAGDGSPAWLAEAMGMYLFTRECHALGDDPVVVAFASGREPQLGQAILLDGTLLRATDIKAAQCLGSEGDLPFATLPGTELVNADFRSRTGAALSLQRQGESVSAWFGHFCELVDLEPEGLREIEGWPLPEALR; the protein is encoded by the coding sequence GTGATCAACTGTCCGTCCTGCGGCGCGGCCCTGACCTTGCGCAGCGCCGCGCAAGTCTATTCCACCTGCAGCTATTGCCAATCGCTCGTCCTGCACAGCGCGCTGGGCATCGAGGATCTGGGCAAGGTCGCAGTGCTGCCCTTCGACATGTCGCCGATCCGGCTCGGCACGCGGCTGCGTGTGGAGCAGGACCGGTTCCACGTCGTAGGCCGGGTGCGCTGGGGCTGGAGCGGCGGCGCGTGGAACGAGTGGCTGCTCGAGGCGGGCGATGGCAGCCCGGCCTGGCTGGCCGAGGCGATGGGCATGTACCTCTTCACCCGCGAATGTCACGCGCTGGGCGATGATCCGGTGGTCGTCGCGTTCGCGAGCGGCCGCGAGCCGCAACTGGGCCAGGCGATCCTGCTCGACGGCACGCTGCTGCGCGCGACCGACATCAAGGCGGCGCAGTGCCTTGGCAGCGAGGGCGACCTGCCTTTCGCGACCCTGCCGGGGACCGAACTGGTCAACGCCGATTTCCGCAGCCGCACCGGTGCCGCACTCTCGCTCCAGCGGCAGGGCGAAAGCGTCTCGGCATGGTTCGGGCACTTTTGCGAACTCGTCGATCTCGAACCTGAGGGGCTGCGCGAGATCGAGGGCTGGCCACTGCCCGAGGCGCTGCGATGA
- a CDS encoding DUF4178 domain-containing protein produces MSTPAQGPATVVCPHCGGTIDLRAAGYSVNLGCVYCGSLLDVSRPDVALIRKHDRAQARFAMDLGMRGTLFEREWAVIGAMRRKDNSGSWREYLLYNPYFGYRWLVEWEGEWQFGTMLLDLPEGDEDAVTWRGQRYERQWDPQVAVTGAVTGEFYWRVANGDRARCVSFERAGATLSREEVDGEVTWTQLVPVDADEIKQAFGLDGRRMSRAPGRSSLAGKPLGVENDDLPYMMLAGLGVAIVTLLFMVFIAGPVDRIEGSVAAPYGETLEGVQIGTLEVRRDWQFVRVKARGREFDNRWVDLDYALVSRETGQATGGYGLVEHYSGRDSDGRWTEGDRRSNILLGRLPRGTYDVYVDAAAHVWPRDGVPIYANGWVAAETLPVTIVAETGGLPWSNWFALVVLLFIWPGLIIWHRIRKS; encoded by the coding sequence ATGAGCACGCCGGCGCAGGGACCCGCAACCGTTGTGTGCCCGCACTGCGGGGGCACGATCGATCTGCGCGCGGCGGGCTACTCGGTCAATCTGGGCTGCGTCTATTGCGGCTCGCTCCTCGACGTTTCGCGGCCCGACGTGGCGCTGATCCGCAAGCACGACCGCGCGCAGGCCCGGTTCGCCATGGACCTGGGCATGCGCGGCACGCTGTTCGAGCGCGAATGGGCCGTGATCGGGGCGATGCGGCGCAAGGACAACTCCGGCTCCTGGCGCGAGTACCTGCTCTACAACCCCTATTTCGGCTATCGCTGGCTGGTCGAGTGGGAGGGCGAATGGCAGTTCGGCACGATGCTGCTCGACCTGCCCGAGGGGGACGAGGATGCGGTAACCTGGCGCGGCCAGCGCTACGAGCGGCAATGGGACCCGCAGGTCGCGGTAACGGGCGCCGTGACCGGTGAATTCTACTGGCGCGTCGCCAATGGCGACCGCGCGCGCTGCGTCAGCTTCGAGCGCGCAGGGGCCACGCTCTCGCGCGAAGAGGTCGATGGCGAGGTGACCTGGACCCAGCTCGTTCCGGTCGATGCGGACGAGATCAAGCAGGCCTTCGGTCTCGACGGGCGGCGCATGTCGCGTGCGCCCGGGCGCTCCTCGCTGGCGGGCAAGCCGCTCGGCGTCGAGAACGACGACCTGCCCTACATGATGCTCGCAGGGCTTGGGGTGGCGATCGTGACGCTCCTGTTCATGGTCTTCATCGCAGGGCCGGTGGACCGGATCGAGGGCAGCGTTGCCGCGCCTTACGGCGAGACGCTGGAAGGCGTGCAGATCGGTACGCTCGAGGTCCGGCGCGACTGGCAGTTCGTGCGGGTCAAGGCGCGCGGGCGCGAGTTCGACAACCGCTGGGTCGATCTCGACTATGCCCTCGTCAGCCGCGAGACCGGACAGGCGACCGGCGGCTACGGGCTGGTCGAGCATTATTCCGGGCGCGACAGCGATGGCCGCTGGACCGAGGGGGACCGCCGCTCGAACATCCTGCTCGGCCGTCTGCCGCGCGGCACTTACGACGTCTACGTCGATGCCGCCGCACACGTCTGGCCGCGCGACGGCGTGCCCATTTACGCCAATGGCTGGGTCGCGGCCGAGACGCTGCCGGTGACCATCGTCGCCGAGACAGGAGGCCTTCCCTGGAGCAACTGGTTCGCGCTTGTCGTCCTGCTCTTCATATGGCCGGGGCTGATCATCTGGCACCGCATCCGCAAATCGTGA
- a CDS encoding DUF350 domain-containing protein, whose amino-acid sequence MLTLSVFLATLLYALLGIVIFIGSFVLVDKLTPGELWREIIERKNMAVALLAGAVAIGISNIIAAAVHG is encoded by the coding sequence ATGCTGACCCTGTCCGTCTTCCTCGCCACGCTGCTTTACGCGCTGCTCGGCATCGTCATCTTCATCGGCAGCTTCGTGCTGGTCGACAAGCTCACCCCGGGAGAGCTGTGGCGCGAGATCATCGAGCGCAAGAACATGGCCGTGGCGCTGCTCGCGGGCGCGGTCGCGATCGGCATCTCGAACATCATCGCCGCCGCCGTGCATGGCTGA
- a CDS encoding polyamine aminopropyltransferase, giving the protein MADTAPRTGGTDPATAPDGERAPATLALILLVSVLVVATCGLIYELLAGTLASYLLGDSVTQFSTVIGSYLFAMGIGSWLSRHVRGDEIGVFVRVEILIAALGGWSAAGLFMLFPLVGDFRVVLYALVLAIGLLVGLEIPLLIRILRHRFAFRELVSNVLTYDYVGALIASLLFPLVLVPQLGMIRTGFVFGLANVAVALALLVFLRRQRRIAADLVAALAVTASLVAGLAGAERMQRWSEVAYYQEPVVYARSTPYQRIVVTRQGDDMRLWLNGNLQFSTRDEYRYHEALVWPVLGRVAAPREVLILGGGDGLAAREVLRDPRVGHVTLVDLDPEMTRLFRDTPQFAQLNRDALSSPRLTLHNADAFRWVREARGPYDAIIVDFPDPTEFSLGKLYTVSFYREVARLLAPHGVMTVQSTSPLVAPRSYWTVASTLEAAGLATRGYHAYVPSFGEWGYTLAAHAAPGDTVRLPAGLRFLTPATERAMFDFPPDMARRPVPANRLDNQALVRSFAQEWGKYEG; this is encoded by the coding sequence ATGGCTGACACCGCGCCCCGGACAGGCGGCACGGACCCCGCGACGGCGCCGGACGGCGAGCGCGCGCCCGCGACGCTCGCCCTGATCCTGCTCGTCTCGGTGCTGGTCGTCGCCACCTGCGGGCTGATCTACGAGCTGCTCGCGGGCACGCTGGCGAGCTACCTGCTGGGCGATTCGGTCACCCAGTTCTCGACCGTGATCGGCTCCTACCTGTTCGCCATGGGCATCGGCAGCTGGCTCTCGCGCCATGTGCGCGGCGACGAGATCGGCGTCTTCGTGCGGGTCGAGATTCTCATCGCCGCGCTCGGCGGATGGTCGGCGGCGGGTCTGTTCATGCTCTTCCCGCTGGTCGGCGACTTTCGCGTGGTGCTCTATGCGCTGGTGCTCGCGATCGGCCTGCTCGTCGGGCTCGAGATTCCGCTGCTGATCCGCATCCTGCGCCACCGCTTCGCCTTTCGCGAGCTGGTCTCCAACGTCCTCACCTACGACTACGTCGGCGCGCTGATTGCCTCGCTGCTGTTCCCGCTGGTGCTCGTGCCGCAGCTGGGCATGATCCGCACCGGCTTCGTCTTCGGCCTCGCCAATGTCGCGGTGGCGCTCGCGCTGCTGGTCTTTCTGCGCCGCCAGCGCCGCATTGCCGCCGACCTCGTCGCGGCGCTTGCCGTCACCGCGAGCCTCGTCGCAGGGCTAGCGGGTGCCGAGCGCATGCAGCGCTGGTCCGAAGTCGCCTATTACCAGGAGCCGGTGGTCTATGCCCGCTCCACGCCATACCAGCGCATCGTCGTGACCCGGCAGGGCGACGACATGCGGCTGTGGCTCAACGGCAACCTGCAGTTCTCCACCCGCGACGAGTACCGCTATCACGAGGCGCTCGTCTGGCCGGTGCTGGGCCGCGTCGCCGCCCCGCGCGAAGTACTGATCCTGGGCGGGGGCGACGGCCTAGCTGCGCGCGAGGTGCTGCGCGATCCGCGCGTCGGCCACGTCACGCTGGTCGATCTCGATCCCGAGATGACCCGCCTGTTCCGCGACACGCCCCAGTTCGCGCAGCTCAACCGCGACGCGCTCTCCTCGCCCCGGCTCACGCTGCACAATGCCGATGCCTTCCGCTGGGTGCGCGAGGCGCGCGGTCCCTACGATGCAATCATCGTCGACTTTCCCGACCCCACCGAATTCTCGCTGGGCAAGCTCTATACCGTCAGCTTCTACCGCGAGGTCGCGCGCCTGCTCGCGCCGCACGGGGTGATGACGGTCCAGAGCACCTCGCCGCTGGTGGCGCCGCGCTCGTACTGGACGGTGGCGAGCACGCTCGAGGCGGCGGGACTGGCGACGCGCGGCTACCACGCCTACGTGCCCAGCTTCGGCGAATGGGGCTATACGCTCGCCGCGCATGCCGCGCCCGGCGACACGGTGCGCCTGCCTGCGGGCCTGCGCTTCCTGACGCCTGCGACCGAGCGCGCGATGTTCGACTTTCCCCCCGACATGGCGCGCCGCCCGGTACCCGCCAATCGCCTCGACAACCAGGCGCTGGTGCGCAGCTTCGCGCAGGAATGGGGCAAGTATGAAGGCTGA
- a CDS encoding FAD-dependent oxidoreductase: MKAETSRRAVLAGGALAAGSLALGGCGDRAMAGTLGGADWQRGHALRDGAFPAPQGNVEEVGLVIAGGGVAGLATGWRLAEAGFSDFALFELEDRVGGNARSGANAVSAYPLGAHYLPVPNREARALHHMLREFGMIVGEDASGAPVYDPYQLCADLEERLLWRGHWQEGLFPSDGLGPADRAQHEAFQSRMALYRKMEGSDGRPAFAIPMALSSTDRDLRALDALSFAQWLDAQGFTAPALRAYLRYCCRDDYGSEPEQVSAWAGIHYFAARRGWAANGDGDRELTWPEGNGRLVARMAQRIAPHLRSGHSVFAVRPEEGRRGVLVDVFDHAAGRSRRLRARAVVVAMPHFVAARVAPHYAARGSLDYAPWVVANVTVERLPQGRGTPLAWDNVSSASESLGYVVATHQSASAGAGPSVLTWYMPLSRETPEQARKILMTRSLERWQAVVREDLLAMNPDLEGALRRIDVWRWGHAMARPSPGFLAAPARLGALGARPPVVFAHSDMSGLSLFEEAHYRGVLAAEAALGHLGHAFTSLA, translated from the coding sequence ATGAAGGCTGAGACCTCGCGCCGCGCAGTCCTTGCCGGTGGCGCGCTCGCCGCCGGGTCGCTGGCGCTGGGCGGGTGCGGCGACAGGGCGATGGCGGGGACGCTCGGCGGTGCCGACTGGCAGCGCGGCCATGCCTTGCGCGATGGCGCGTTTCCCGCGCCGCAAGGCAACGTTGAGGAGGTCGGCCTCGTCATTGCCGGTGGGGGCGTGGCGGGACTTGCGACCGGCTGGCGACTGGCCGAGGCGGGCTTTTCCGATTTCGCCCTGTTCGAACTCGAGGACCGCGTCGGCGGCAATGCCCGCTCGGGCGCCAATGCCGTGAGCGCCTATCCGCTCGGCGCGCATTACCTGCCCGTGCCCAATCGCGAGGCGCGCGCGCTGCACCACATGCTGCGCGAATTCGGCATGATCGTGGGCGAGGATGCGAGCGGCGCGCCCGTCTACGATCCTTACCAGCTCTGCGCCGATCTCGAGGAACGCCTCTTGTGGCGCGGGCACTGGCAGGAGGGCCTGTTCCCGAGCGACGGTCTGGGCCCGGCGGACCGCGCGCAGCACGAGGCCTTCCAGTCGCGCATGGCGCTCTACCGTAAGATGGAGGGGAGCGACGGCAGGCCCGCCTTCGCGATCCCCATGGCGCTTTCCAGCACCGATCGCGATCTGCGCGCGCTCGATGCGCTCAGCTTCGCGCAGTGGCTCGATGCGCAAGGCTTCACCGCGCCCGCGCTGCGCGCCTACCTGCGCTACTGCTGCCGCGACGACTACGGCTCCGAGCCCGAGCAGGTCTCGGCATGGGCGGGCATCCATTATTTCGCCGCGCGGCGTGGCTGGGCGGCGAACGGTGACGGGGATCGCGAGCTGACCTGGCCCGAGGGCAATGGCCGCCTCGTTGCGCGCATGGCCCAGCGCATCGCGCCGCACTTGCGCTCTGGCCATTCCGTCTTCGCGGTCCGGCCCGAAGAAGGCCGGCGCGGTGTGCTTGTCGACGTGTTCGACCACGCCGCGGGCCGCAGCCGCCGTCTTCGCGCGCGCGCCGTCGTCGTCGCCATGCCGCACTTCGTCGCGGCCCGTGTCGCGCCGCATTACGCCGCGCGCGGCTCGCTCGACTATGCGCCCTGGGTCGTTGCCAACGTGACGGTCGAGCGGCTGCCACAAGGACGCGGCACCCCGCTCGCCTGGGACAACGTGTCGAGCGCGAGCGAATCGCTCGGCTACGTCGTCGCCACACACCAGAGCGCCAGCGCCGGCGCGGGGCCGAGCGTGCTGACCTGGTACATGCCGCTCTCGCGCGAGACGCCCGAGCAAGCACGCAAAATCCTGATGACGCGCAGCCTCGAGCGCTGGCAGGCGGTGGTGCGCGAGGACCTGCTGGCGATGAACCCCGATCTCGAGGGCGCGCTGCGGCGCATCGACGTGTGGCGCTGGGGCCATGCCATGGCGCGCCCTTCGCCCGGCTTCCTCGCTGCCCCGGCTCGCCTCGGGGCACTCGGCGCCCGGCCGCCTGTCGTCTTTGCCCATTCCGACATGAGCGGGCTCTCGCTCTTCGAGGAAGCGCACTATCGCGGCGTGCTTGCCGCCGAAGCCGCGCTTGGCCACCTCGGCCATGCCTTCACTTCTCTCGCGTGA
- the speD gene encoding adenosylmethionine decarboxylase, which yields MSHSPETSIHLIADIAATHGLGDLELIEAALRDAARAAGATVIDVRLHHFGPGMGVTGVALLAESHISIHTWPEHALAAVDLFVCGASADARAGLEVIRERLKGTVLLEKAIARLGSAGSRAP from the coding sequence ATGAGCCACAGCCCCGAGACCAGCATCCACCTGATCGCCGACATCGCGGCCACGCATGGCCTCGGCGATCTCGAGCTGATCGAGGCCGCGCTGCGCGATGCCGCGCGCGCTGCCGGGGCGACGGTCATCGACGTGCGCCTGCACCATTTCGGTCCGGGCATGGGGGTGACGGGCGTCGCGCTCCTCGCCGAATCGCATATCTCGATCCACACCTGGCCCGAGCACGCGCTTGCCGCGGTCGACCTGTTCGTGTGCGGGGCGAGCGCCGATGCCCGCGCCGGACTGGAAGTCATCCGCGAGCGGCTGAAGGGCACCGTACTGCTCGAGAAGGCTATCGCGCGTCTGGGCAGCGCGGGCTCACGGGCTCCCTGA
- a CDS encoding adenosine deaminase family protein, giving the protein MITSTVRKALACACLALGTVLALSSAQARPPQQDDEARAAAIFEEVADNAAMLRVFLQAMPKGGDLHNHLAGTPSAEDYLGWAARDGYCADRATLALLAPPCAQADRLDVIASDAPFLYARLVDQLSTRGWQHGIGADAVSGHTQFFVAFERFGAVAMNNTVPSMALALQTAAGDHVSYLELMHNPGAMTRYVLAGSDAPLDEDGLAALYAEEIAGLAPVLSDARRELDADEAAARRALECSTRHAERACAVTLRYLASGFRALPPRQVFRSLLFGFALADADPRYLGVNIVQPEDWPVALRDYDLHMAMFRFLEARYPGVRRTLHAGELAFGLVPPAAMKNHMAKALDAGAERIGHGTAIAYEADAAQTLARMAREGVAVEINLTSNAVILGVSGEEHPLQLYRRFGVPLVLSTDDQGLLRTDMTGEYMRAVREQGLGYGDLKNLARASLEYAFIPGESYWAGHALGTPVAACAAGKADAACRALLDTSEKARLQAALEASFAQFEAGLKP; this is encoded by the coding sequence ATGATCACGAGCACGGTTCGCAAGGCGCTGGCGTGCGCCTGTCTGGCGCTGGGGACGGTCCTTGCCCTGTCATCTGCGCAGGCCCGTCCGCCGCAGCAGGACGACGAGGCGCGTGCAGCCGCGATCTTCGAGGAAGTCGCCGACAACGCCGCGATGCTGCGCGTCTTTCTTCAGGCGATGCCCAAGGGCGGGGACCTGCACAACCATCTTGCGGGCACCCCTTCGGCCGAGGACTACCTCGGCTGGGCCGCGCGCGATGGCTACTGCGCCGATCGCGCGACGCTGGCCCTGCTGGCGCCGCCTTGCGCGCAGGCCGACCGGCTCGACGTCATCGCCAGCGATGCGCCTTTCCTTTACGCGCGGCTGGTCGACCAGCTCTCGACGCGCGGCTGGCAGCACGGGATCGGCGCGGACGCGGTTTCGGGCCATACCCAGTTCTTCGTCGCCTTCGAGCGCTTCGGCGCCGTGGCGATGAACAATACGGTGCCATCGATGGCGCTGGCCCTGCAGACCGCCGCTGGCGACCACGTCAGCTATCTCGAACTGATGCACAACCCCGGCGCGATGACGCGCTACGTCCTTGCCGGGAGCGACGCGCCACTGGACGAAGATGGGCTGGCGGCGCTCTATGCCGAGGAGATTGCCGGGCTCGCACCCGTCCTGTCCGACGCGCGGCGCGAGCTCGACGCGGACGAGGCGGCAGCGCGCCGCGCGCTCGAGTGCAGCACGCGCCATGCCGAGCGGGCCTGTGCGGTGACCTTGCGCTACCTCGCCAGCGGCTTTCGCGCCCTGCCGCCGCGGCAGGTGTTCCGCTCGCTGTTGTTCGGATTTGCCCTCGCCGATGCCGACCCGCGCTATCTCGGCGTCAACATCGTCCAGCCCGAAGACTGGCCGGTCGCCTTGCGTGACTACGACCTGCACATGGCCATGTTCCGGTTTCTCGAGGCGCGGTATCCCGGCGTGCGCCGTACGCTCCACGCGGGCGAACTCGCCTTCGGACTGGTCCCGCCCGCTGCGATGAAGAACCACATGGCCAAGGCGCTCGATGCCGGGGCCGAGCGCATCGGTCACGGCACGGCGATTGCCTACGAAGCGGATGCTGCACAAACCCTCGCGCGCATGGCCCGCGAGGGTGTCGCGGTCGAGATCAACCTTACCAGCAACGCGGTGATTCTGGGCGTCAGCGGCGAGGAGCATCCCTTGCAGCTCTATCGCCGCTTCGGCGTGCCCCTTGTGCTCTCGACCGACGATCAGGGATTGCTGCGCACCGACATGACCGGCGAGTACATGCGCGCCGTACGTGAGCAGGGGCTGGGCTATGGCGACCTGAAGAACCTTGCGCGCGCAAGCCTCGAATATGCCTTCATCCCGGGCGAAAGCTATTGGGCGGGCCATGCACTGGGCACGCCGGTCGCCGCCTGCGCGGCCGGGAAGGCGGATGCAGCATGCCGTGCTCTGCTGGACACGAGCGAAAAGGCGCGCCTGCAGGCAGCGCTCGAAGCTTCGTTCGCGCAGTTCGAGGCCGGCCTGAAGCCCTGA